From Halorussus lipolyticus:
AGTGACCGAGCGCGTCCTCGCTACCGGTACAGGATGTGCTACGAACAACTTGTATCTGCCTTTAGTAACTGATTTTATTTCTTTTACGATTATAAATATTTCCTAATACCGGTCGTCCTCGGCTACCGCTTCCCGCGGAGGACAACCTCGGCCTCGCAGACCGGGCAGGTAGAACGCTCGCTGGCGTCGAATACCGTGTCGCAGAACGCGCAGGCGTGTTCGGTCGCTTCGCCACGTTCGTTCGAGGTGCGAGTTCGGGTCATCGCCTCGTGAACCATCACGCTCGCTCCCGATTTGGTTATACGCCGGCTAGATAGTTGTTAACAGCTACCATAATCAGGGTTTTTGTGCCCTACCTCGTCGCGGGTCGGGGATTCACCGCGAGACGTGAAAGATAAACGCACCGCCATCAAATATTTACAATCAGAATTTTCTAGAAAGAATGTGGCCTCCCCAGACATGAACCGAAGAAGCTTCCTCAAATCGGTCGGTACCGGCTCTGTCGCATCGTTCACGGTCGGCGCGACCGCCAGCACCGCGTCTGCGGCGTCCCGCGAGTGGATAAACTCCTTCGAGTACGGCGACCCGAGCGCCTACGACTCGGTGAACGTCGAGATTTACAAGCCCACCTACGTCGATTCGAAGCATCGCTACTGGGCGCGACTCGGCGCGCAGGACGTGTTCGGGCAGGCTACCGACAACGGCTACATCTCGGGCTACGAGATTACCGAGTGGAACATCGACTTCTCGGTGGACTGTGACGGCGACATCCTCACCCAATGGGACGACTACCGGACGAATGAAGGTTGGACCGCCGACGGGTCGCACTTCCTCGCGGTCAACTGCGGCGGGAGTCCCGCCGGCAAGGCCAGCGCAGGCGACGCGTGGAAGACCGACCGGTCGTGCTACGCCAAGACCTACGGCAACGACAAGGACAAACTCGCGTTCAAGCACACCTCGGCCCACGAGATGCTCCACAATCACCTATCGAGTCTGGCGTGTAGCGAGGTCCAGTCGCTGACCGGTCCCGACAACTCCGAACACTCGCTGGGCGACGTGTTCTCCATCGACGGCCAAGACCTCGAAACCCCGATGGCCGGCAAGAACCACTGGGCCGACGGCGACTGTGCCTACTACGGCGATACCTACGACGGTCGGACGATGGAACTCTCGCCGTGTACCCAACAGGCGCTCGAAGACAGCGCCGAACACTGGGACAACCAGCACTGACGACCCTGAGGTCACTTTTTCGCTCGGCCAGTATTGCGACCGACTGAAGCCTTATGCCTGCCCGCGAGTGAGAGGATAGGCAATGAGTGACGACGCGAGTTCTTCGGAAGTGCAGGCGTACACGGTCCGTCTCGAACTGGTGGACGAACCCGGCGAACTGCTGTCCGCGCTCGAACCCATCGCCGAGAACGGCGGCAACCTGCTGTCGGTGTTCCACGAGCGCGGGTCGGTGACGCCCCGAGGACACATCCCAGTTGAGGTGGACCTCGAATGCCCACAGGACCGGTTCGACGCGCTGGTCTCGGACTTGCGGGACGCGGGCGTCAACGTGATTCGGGCCGGCGCAGAGCGATACGGCGAGGAGGTCACGGTTCTCCTCGTGGGTCACGTCATCGAGACCGACTTCTCGGAGACGCTCTCGTTCATCGAGGACAACGCCGAGGCCTCGGTCGCCGACGTGTCCCTGTCCGCGCCCGGCGGCACGAGCGAAGTCGCCAGCGCCCGCCTCCGGTTGGCGGCCGAGACCGGCACGACTGGCGAGGTGGTCGGCACGGTCCGCGAGGTGGCAGAGCGGAAGGACTTGCGCGTGGTCGAACCCCTGACGGAGATGGAGGAGTCGGCATGAAGTTGGCAGTGCTGGGCGCTGGCGCAGTCGGGCGGTCTGTCGCCGAGTTGGCGGGCGAGTACGGCCACCGAGTGACTGCGCTCGCGGATTCGACCGGAGCGGTCGTGAACGCCGACGGAATCGACGTGGCGAGCGCGCTCGCCGAGAAAGACGACGAGGACAGCGTGGGAGAATCGGCCCCCGAGGAGGCCCTCGACGCCGAGTACGACGTGTTGGTCGAGGCCACGCCGACGACGCTCGGCGACGCCCAACCCGGATTCGGCCACGTCCGGTCGGCGCTCGAACGCGACCGTCACGTCGTGCTGGCCAACAAGGGACCGGTCGCCGAGCGGTACGCCGACCTCCGGGAACTGGAGCGCGACAGCGAGGGGTCGGTCCGGTTCGAGGCCACGGTCGGCGGCGCGATTCCGGTTCTCTCGACCATCGAGGACTACGGCCCCGATACCATCTCGGCCGCGCGCGGGGTTCTGAACGGGACCGCGAACTTCGTCCTCTCGCGGATGGCCGCCGAGGGACTGGGCTACGAACACGTGCTGGCGGAGGCCCAAGACCTCGGGGTGGCGGAGGCCGACCCCTCTTTCGACGTGAACGGGACCGACGCGGCGCTCAAGTGCGTGATTCTGGCGAACGTGCTGGGCGACCGGGAGTACTCGCTGGACGACGCCGAGGTCGAAGGCATCGCGGAACTGCCGGGCAACGCGCTCGAACTCGCTGGCGAGGACGGCCGGACCGTCCGCCTCATCGGCGAGGCCGGGCCGGATGGCGTCCGAGTCGGACCGCGCCTCGTCCCCGAAAACGGCACGCTGGCGGTCTCGGGCACGCGCAACATCGTCCAACTGGAGACCGACCACGCGGGCCGACTCAACCTGAGCGGCCGGGGCGCGGGCGGGCCGGAGACCGCCACCGCGGTCCTCGCGGACGTGAATCGGCTCTGACCGCGACGGGCGAACTGACGAGTGAACCGACGCGACGGGTAAATCGAACGCCCGGTCGTCCTCGAACGGTGGGTCGTTCCTGATTTTCCTCGCTGAGACTGACACGACCAGTTTGTCGCGTGGGGCGCGTTCCGATTGATTTTTCGTCGCGCGGCCGGAATCATGCGATAGTCTAGCAATAACCGGGGGACGGCGGCGGGGCCGACAGCATAGCGTATCGAAATGGTTTTAACCGCTTCTGCCAAAAGATTCCGACAGAGCGCGTCTGCGCGTGAGATACAAATGAGCGAAGACAAACCGCACCAGAACTTGGCCATCATCGGCCACGTTGACCACGGAAAGAGTACGTTGGTCGGACGACTCCTCTACGAGACGGGGAGCGTACCCGAGCACGTCATCGAACAGCACAAGGAAGAAGCAGAGGAGAAGGGCAAGGGCGGCTTCGAGTTCGCCTACGTCATGGACAACCTCGCCGAGGAGCGAGAGCGTGGTGTCACCATCGACATCGCCCACCAAGAGTTCGACACGGACGACTACTACTTCACCATCGTGGACTGTCCGGGTCACCGCGACTTCGTGAAGAACATGATTACGGGCGCGTCTCAGGCCGACAACGCCGTCCTCGTCGTCGCCGCCGACGACGGTGTTGCGCCTCAGACGCAGGAGCACGTCTTCCTGGCCCGCACCCTCGGCATCGACGAGCTTATCGTCGGTGTCAACAAGATGGACATCGTTGACTACGAGGAGTCCAAGTTCAACGAGGTCGTCGCCGAAGTCGAGGAACTGCTCAAGCAGGTCCAGTTCGGCACCGAGGACGCCAGCTTCATCCCGATTTCGGCCTTCGAGGGCGACAACATCGCCGAGGAGTCCGACAACACGGACTGGTACGACGGCGAGATTCTCCTCGAGGCCCTCAACGGTCTCGAAGAGCCGGAGCCGCCGACGTCCGCGGACCTCCGACTCCCGATTCAGGACGTTTACACGATTTCCGGCATCGGTACCGTCCCCGTCGGACGTATCGAGACGGGTACCCTGAACACGGGCGACAACGTCTCCTTCCAGCCCAGCGACGTGGGTGGCGAGGTCAAGACCATCGAGATGCACCACGAGGAAGTCCCGAAGGCCGAACCCGGTGACAACGTCGGATTCAACGTCCGCGGCATCGGTAAGGACGACATCCGTCGTGGCGACGTCTGTGGTCCCGCCGACGACCCGCCGTCGGTCGCCGAGACCTTCCAGGCCCAGATTGTCGTGATGCAGCACCCGAGCGTCATCACGGACGGTTACACGCCGGTCTTCCACGCCCACACGGCGCAGGTCGCGTGTACCATCGAATCCATCGACAAGAAGATGGACCCCTCGTCGGGTGAGGTCGCCGAGGAGAACCCCGACTTCATCCAGTCCGGCGACGCCGCCGTCGTGACGGTTCGACCGCAGAAGCCGCTCAGCATCGAGCCGTCGTCCGAGATTCCGGAACTCGGTAGCTTCGCCATCCGTGACATGGGTCAGACCATCGCGGCTGGCAAGGTCCTCAGCGTCAACGAGCCATAACGCATGCAGCAAGCACGCGTCCGACTGGCGGGAACCAGTCCCGAAGACCTAGACGACATCTGCGACGATGTCCGCGAAATCGCCAACAAGACCGGCGTTTCGCTCTCGGGACCCATCCCGCTTCCGACCAAGACGCTGGAGGTTCCTACTCGCAAGTCCCCCGACGGTGAGGGGACCGCGACGTGGGAACACTGGGAGATGCGCGTCCACAAACGTCTCATCGACATCGACGCCGACGAGCGCGCACTCCGACAGCTCATGCGGATTCAGGTTCCGAACGACGTGAGCATCGAAATCGTCCTCGAGGACTGAGGAGCCAGACGAGGCCATCGGGCCTCGCTCTGCCCCTGACAGTTCGAGGAAGCACGCACCTTGCCGCCGTTCGACCGGCGGAACTTCTCAATTTCTTCGCTTCGAACAGCCGCGCACGCGCGACGCGAACGCTCCCCGGTCTTTTTGACCGCGCCGGACGAATCGGCGTGCGTGCGACGGCCGAGGCAAGCGGTTCGACGTGACGTACCGGCTACCGGCGAGACGCTCGTTCGTGGAGGGACGCCGTGAGCCATCGGTACGACCCCGAATCGACCGATTCCGGGGCGACCGAAGCCGAGTCGTCGGGCTGGATGGTCGGCAGTCCGACGGCCCAGACGCTCGCCGTCTTCCTCGTCGTCTTCGCCGCCCAATCGCTGGTGAGTCTCGTCTCCGAACGCCTCGCGTTCGGCCTGTTCGTCCTCGCACCGCCGATTTCGCTTCGGCCGTGGACCCTGCTGGTCAGCGTCTACGCCCACGCGGGCCTCGCCCATCTGGTCTCGAACGCGGTGGTCCTCGTGCTGGTCGGCTTCGCCGTCGAGCGCGTCACGACCACGTGGCGCTACCACATCTTCTTCGCCAGCGTCGGCATGGCCGCGGGCCTCGCGCAGGTGGTCGTCTCCGGCGCGGTCGGTGGCGCGTCGGCGGTCCTCGGAGCCAGCGGCGCGGTGTTTGGGCTGGTCGGGTATCTCCTCGCGGGCAATCCCGTCACGGATACGGTCCTTAGCTGGCTTCCCCTGAGCGGGCGGGCGCGAATCGCGCTCTTGCTGGTGGTCGCTGGGGGTGTGACCATGCTCACGGCCGCGCCGGGCGTGGCGCTGGTCGCGCACTTCGCCGGATTTGCACTCGGCCTGTTAGCGGGGCGCGGTCGGATTCTTCGGGCGTAGCCAGCGAAGCATTGTTTTTATTTGGTAAAGATGCAGTTATCGTTTCTAGAGAAACTTTTTGGTGTCTTTGTACTGTGGGGTGTCTCCTCGTCGTCGCCGTGGAATCCGTCGCCACGCCCGCCCCGAAACATAAGGTTCTAATAAGTGGGTGCGCTACGAACTATTGCGTTCGAGGGCTCGTAGATCAGCGGTAGATCGCTTCCTTCGCAAGGAAGAGGCCCGGGGTTCAAATCCCCGCGAGTCCACTACAACCTTTTACTGCGGCCGCGCCCCGAGAGGCCCGGCCTTGTAACACGTTGCTGAAAACCCTGCGTCGCTCCCGTTGGTCGCTCCTCGGTCCGACATGTACAATAATTATAATTCACCAGCTACACGAATACAGACATCTATTTACGATGGTGCAGTAATGCCCGGATTACAACGAATGGGTACGTCACGACAGACACCGCAACTCGACGGGACGCTCCACGTCTTGCCCTTCGACGGCGGGTCGCTCGCGGCCCGCGTCGAGGACGCTTTCGATACGGCCCTCGATTCGGTCGCCAAGCCCCAAGACGTGCTGGTCCTCAAGCGCCTCCCGAACGGCGTCGCCGAGTTCACTACCGACCTCCGCGAGCGGACCGGCCTCTCGGTCCGCCCTAACGTCCAGTCGCTCCCCCGCCACGCCGCCACCGTCCTCCACGAGGCCGCTCCCGACAAGCGCCTTCTCTCCTACGAGGAGCGCATCGAATTTCTCGCGCGGGTCCTCGAGGGGTACAACTGGTCGTCGTACTTCGAGGACGCCAGCGAACACGACTCGTTCGGCCGCGACGTGGGGCAGTTGCTCCTCGACGCCGCGTGGCAGGGCGGGTTCGACCTGCCCGACCAACCGGGCGAGTACGACGAACTCCTCGCGGAACTCGCCGACGTGAACGCCGCGTTTCACGAGAAACTCGACCAGCGAGGACTGGTCGAGCAGGCCGACACGATTTCCCGCGCCGTCGAAGCCATCGACCGGCCCGGCGTCCGCGAGCGAATCGAACGCGAGTTCGACGCCGTGGTGGTCGTGGAGTTCGAGGAGTGCGCCGCAATCGACCGGGAGTATCTGGCGGCGCTGACCCGGAACGCGGACCTCTACTGCGTCGCCGAGAACCAAGCCAGTATCGAGCGAGTCAAGAAGGAACCCGGCGGCGTCGAGCGACTCGCCGACGGCCTGACCGTGCTGGACCGCGCGGCGAAAGACGCCGCCAGAGATGCAGTTTCGGACTCGGAGCGCGGGAGGGTCGGCAGGCAGTTCGGCGCGTTTCTGGCGACCGGCGACTGCGACGCTGAGGCGACTGCCCGCCTGATAGAAGCCGGGACGCTCGACCAGCAGGTCGAGGAGGTCGCCAACGAAATCGAGTACCTCCGCGCGGAACACGGGTGGGAGTACGACGACTTCGCGGTCCTCCTCCGGACCATCGGCGACCCCATGCCCCGCGTCCGGCGGATTCTCCGCCACTCGGGAGTACCGACCGCCTCGGCCGGAGTCAACGGCCTCGAACAGGACTTGGCGGTCCGCGAACTCCACGCCCTCGCCCAGTACCACATCGACGACGAAAACCACGCCTTCGACCTCCTGACCGCCCGCGTTCCGGACGTGGACGACGAACTCGTCCGGGAGTGCGTAGACTCCCACTCGGTGGCCCAGAGCCTCAAAAACTGGATAGTCACGACCGACCTCAAGCGTCGAATCGCCGAGGACGCCGCCGACATCGACGCCCGCGAGCAGTTCCGGAACATCTCCCGTCTCGTCTCCATCGCCGAGTTCGTGGACGAACAGGATTTCCTCGAAAGCAACTGGTACCAGTTCGCCCGGATGCTCGAACGCGCCATCACCTACGACGCCCCCTACGCCCACACCGCCGAGGTCAACGTCGCAGAGGGCGGCGTCACCGTCGGCGACACCGCGCTGGTCAAGAACGACTCCCGGAAAGCCGTCTTCCTCCTCAACGTCGTGGACGCCGAGTACCCCGGCGAGGAGGTCCTCTCGCCGCTGTTCCCCACGACGTGGATAACCAAGATGGAGGGCTACCCGGCAGTGACCCGACCCACCGAGGAGAACGTCACCGACACCTACGCGACGGTCTCGGAGGTTTCGGGCGACGAGTTCGAGCGGTACCACGACGAACGCGCCCGCCGCCAACTCGCCATCGGTGCCCGGTCCGCCGAGGACCGACTCTACTTTTGCACCTACGAGCAGTCACAGGGGTCGGTCGGCCGACGCCAACACCGGTCGCGCTACCTCCACGCTATCCGAAACCATCCCGATTTGACCCTCGAAACGGTCGAGGGTGCCGGTGAGGACCGGGACATCCACACCCTCGGAAGCGCCTCCACCGAAATTCTGTCCCAACCGTGGCACGAACTCGAACGGGTACAGGCCGAAGCGAGTACAGGGAGCGAAGACAAAATCGAACTCGAATCCACCGAGGAGACCCTCGCTGGGATTCAGCGCGTGCTGGACGACAGCGACGACGTGAACCCGCGGTTCGAGCGAGCGGTCCGGACCCAGTTCGACCTCGCCCGCGGGGCGGTCCGTCCAGACGAGAACCGCGGCCCGACCGGAGGTGGTGAGTGATGGCCGAGAACGTCGTCACCGCCGACGAAATCACGGCCCACCTCCAGTGTCCTCGGCAGTACGAGTTCGAACACGAGCGTCCGGTGTCACCACCTCGGACGAGCGATGAGGACATCGCAGACCACCGTCGGGAGACGTTGCGACAGTCCATCATCGCCGGTTTACGCAAAGACGTTGAGTCATCCGACGACCGGGTGTATGCGGCGTTTGACCGCTTCGACCAGTTGTGGCGGTCCTCGCGGCTCCCGTACTTGACCGACGAACAGGCGCAGTACGACGAGGCGGTTGTCAAGAGAGCAATCGAACAATATCTGTCTAACTCTGGCCACGAACACGCCGAGAATCTGCTCGCTACCGACACGACGCTCGGCTACGAACGCGACGACATCCGATACGAAACCACCGTAGACGCCATCT
This genomic window contains:
- a CDS encoding homoserine dehydrogenase, with the protein product MKLAVLGAGAVGRSVAELAGEYGHRVTALADSTGAVVNADGIDVASALAEKDDEDSVGESAPEEALDAEYDVLVEATPTTLGDAQPGFGHVRSALERDRHVVLANKGPVAERYADLRELERDSEGSVRFEATVGGAIPVLSTIEDYGPDTISAARGVLNGTANFVLSRMAAEGLGYEHVLAEAQDLGVAEADPSFDVNGTDAALKCVILANVLGDREYSLDDAEVEGIAELPGNALELAGEDGRTVRLIGEAGPDGVRVGPRLVPENGTLAVSGTRNIVQLETDHAGRLNLSGRGAGGPETATAVLADVNRL
- the tuf gene encoding translation elongation factor EF-1 subunit alpha translates to MSEDKPHQNLAIIGHVDHGKSTLVGRLLYETGSVPEHVIEQHKEEAEEKGKGGFEFAYVMDNLAEERERGVTIDIAHQEFDTDDYYFTIVDCPGHRDFVKNMITGASQADNAVLVVAADDGVAPQTQEHVFLARTLGIDELIVGVNKMDIVDYEESKFNEVVAEVEELLKQVQFGTEDASFIPISAFEGDNIAEESDNTDWYDGEILLEALNGLEEPEPPTSADLRLPIQDVYTISGIGTVPVGRIETGTLNTGDNVSFQPSDVGGEVKTIEMHHEEVPKAEPGDNVGFNVRGIGKDDIRRGDVCGPADDPPSVAETFQAQIVVMQHPSVITDGYTPVFHAHTAQVACTIESIDKKMDPSSGEVAEENPDFIQSGDAAVVTVRPQKPLSIEPSSEIPELGSFAIRDMGQTIAAGKVLSVNEP
- a CDS encoding amino acid-binding protein → MSDDASSSEVQAYTVRLELVDEPGELLSALEPIAENGGNLLSVFHERGSVTPRGHIPVEVDLECPQDRFDALVSDLRDAGVNVIRAGAERYGEEVTVLLVGHVIETDFSETLSFIEDNAEASVADVSLSAPGGTSEVASARLRLAAETGTTGEVVGTVREVAERKDLRVVEPLTEMEESA
- the rpsJ gene encoding 30S ribosomal protein S10; the encoded protein is MQQARVRLAGTSPEDLDDICDDVREIANKTGVSLSGPIPLPTKTLEVPTRKSPDGEGTATWEHWEMRVHKRLIDIDADERALRQLMRIQVPNDVSIEIVLED
- a CDS encoding rhomboid family intramembrane serine protease: MVGSPTAQTLAVFLVVFAAQSLVSLVSERLAFGLFVLAPPISLRPWTLLVSVYAHAGLAHLVSNAVVLVLVGFAVERVTTTWRYHIFFASVGMAAGLAQVVVSGAVGGASAVLGASGAVFGLVGYLLAGNPVTDTVLSWLPLSGRARIALLLVVAGGVTMLTAAPGVALVAHFAGFALGLLAGRGRILRA